The Phycisphaerae bacterium region GCCGAGGAACAGGAGCGTCCGCCGACCTTCCCCGAAATGCTCAAGCTGGTCTTCGAGTCGAAGCTGGCCGCGCCCGAGCCAGTGTACGTCCAGCCCAAGTGGGTGGCCGGCGGCGTGGCCGAGTTCCAGGGCGATTTCTACAAGTTCGTGCACAACCGCGAGCTGATCAAACAGGAAGGACTGATTCTGCGCCACCTGCTGCGTCTGACGATCCTGGCGAGCGAGTTTTTTGCCCTCACGGAGGATCCCGAGTACCAGTCCATCAGCGACGCCGCCACCGCCGCCTGCCAGAAGGTCGACCCGCGCTACACAAGCCGCTTCCTTGAACAAGCCGCGGAAACGAGGACACTGACAGCCATATAAGGTATCATCTCGGGTGCAAGGGATGATGAGTATGGACCTCGGCGCCTACCGATCTTTGCCAATTCCGCAATGGCTGGACGTGAACTGTCCGAAGTGCGCCTACCCGCTTCGCGGCCTTCCGGAGCATCGTTGCCCGGAATGCGGCGCTGAGTTCAACATCGACGAACTCGTGACCGACACGACGCCGTTGCGGCCCCCGGAGATCACCGCCCGGACTCGGCCCGTGCCTCAGCTCGGTCTGGAATGCAACGGGTGCGGCTATCCGCTCAGAGGACTACCGGGCGACCAGTGCCCGGAGTGCGGCCGGGAGTTCAGTCTCACCGATTACATCCCACCCGAGCCTTGGGGCGAAGTGGCCGTAGGCGCGTCAGCAACCGAGACCATGCTCATCTTCTCGCACCTCCGCTCGTTGGGCATCCCCTGCATGATCACAGAGGCCAGAGGAACTCTCGGCGCCCGGGGAACCGACGTGTTCCTCGGAGGGGTGAGCAAACAGCTCCGCGTGCGCCGGGACTACTATCTTGATGCCCTCGCGGCCATCGCCGAGGCAACCGAGAAAACCGGCCGGCCTTGGACGTGTCCAAACTGCTCGGAGGAGGTACCAGGCAACTTCGAGCTCTGCTGGAAATGCCAACATGGCCGAGGAGATGAGCCGGTGCGAAACTGAGCCACCTTATCGCGGACGACGTCGTGTTTCCCCGGCCACTGGCCTGCCGGCGCGGGCTCGTTGACACCATCCGGCCGGTTCGATACGTTATCTCCCTGATTTCGCCGTCCCTGGCCGGGCGGGTGCCGCCCGCGTACCCGGCCGAGTGGCTCGGCCGGCATTCAGAGAGGTTCAGGCCCGATTCGCTGATCGGCGGATAGGTCGGTTTGGAGCATCGCTCATGGCAGATCTTGAGGGTTTGGCAATTTCGCTGATTCGCGGCAAGCAGGATGAGGTGAGGGCCAAGGTCCAAGCGGCCCTTGACGAAGGAGTATCGCCTGTCACCGTGTTGAACGAAGGGCTCGTCGCCGGCATGTCGGTGGTCGGAGAACGGTTCCGCAAAAACCTGATCTACGTTCCCGAAGTCCTGATCAGCGCCCGGGCAATGCGCGGGGGTATGGAAATCCTCAGGCCCAAACTGGCGGCCTCGGGGGCCCAGCCGGCGGGCAAAGTGGTCCTCGGCACCGTCAAGGGCGACCTGCACGACATTGGCAAGAACCTCGTCGCCATGATGCTCCAGGGCGGCGGGTACGAGGTCATCGATCTGGGCACCGATGTCTCGG contains the following coding sequences:
- a CDS encoding corrinoid protein, giving the protein MADLEGLAISLIRGKQDEVRAKVQAALDEGVSPVTVLNEGLVAGMSVVGERFRKNLIYVPEVLISARAMRGGMEILRPKLAASGAQPAGKVVLGTVKGDLHDIGKNLVAMMLQGGGYEVIDLGTDVSAEKFIAAAKDKGAGLIGMSALLTTTMPYMSQVVQAAKASGLKIKTMIGGAPVTQQYANEIGADGYAADAASAVELARSLCAA